The window aatggaatattactcagctatcagaaagaacgaattctcaacatttgctgcaacatggacggcactggaggagataatgctaagtgaaataagtcaagcagagaaagacaattatcatatgatttctctcatctatggaacataagaactaggaggatcggtaggggaagaaagggataaagaaaaggggggtaatcagaagggggaatgaaacatgagagactatggactNNNNNNNNNNNNNNNNNNNNNNNNNNNNNNNNNNNNNNNNNNNNNNNNNNNNNNNNNNNNNNNNNNNNNNNNNNNNNNNNNNNNNNNNNNNNNNNNNNNNNNNNNNNNNNNNNNNNNNNNNNNNNNNNNNNNNNNNNNNNNNNNNNNNNNNNNNNNNNNNNNNNNNNNNNNNNNNNNNNNNNNNNNNNNNNNNNNNNNNNNNNNNNNNNNNNNNNNNNNNNNNNNNNNNNNNNNNNNNNNNNNNNNNNNNNNNNNNNNNNNNNNNNNNNNNNNNNNNNNNNNNNNNNNNNNNNNNNNNNNNNNNNNNNNNNNNNNNNNNNNNNNNNNNNNNNNNNNNNNNNNNNNNNNNNNNNNNNNNNNNNNNNNNNNNNNNNNNNNNNNNNNNNNNNNNNNNNNNNNNNNNNNNNNNNNNNNNNNNNNNNNNNNNNNNNNNNNNNNNNNNNNNNNNNNNNNNNNNNNNNNNNNNNNNNNNNNNNNNNNNNNNNNNNNNNNNNNNNNNNNNNNNNNNNNNNNNNNNNNNNNNNNNNNNNNNNNNNNNNNNNNNNNNNNNNNNNNNNNNNNNNNNNNNNNNNNNNNNNNNNNNNNNNNNNNNNNNNNNNNNNNNNNNNNNNNNNNNNNNNNNNNNNNNNNNNNNNNNNNNNNNNNNNNNNNNNNNNNNNNNNNNNNNNNNNNNNNNNNNNNNNNNNNNNNNNNNNNNNNNNNNNNNNNNNNNNNNNNNNNNNNNNNNNNNNNNNNNNNNNNNNNNNNNNNNNNNNNNNNNNNNNNNNNNNNNNNNNNNNNNNNNNNNNNNNNNNNNNNNNNNNNNNNNNNNNNNNNNNNNNNNNNNNNNNNNNNNNNNNNNNNNNNNNNNNNNNNNNNNNNNNNNNNNNNNNNNNNNNNNNNNNNNNNNNNNNNNNNNNNNNNNNNNNNNNNNNNNNNNNNNNNNNNNNNNNNNNNNNNNNNNNNNNNNNNNNNNNNNNNNNNNNNNNNNNNNNNNNNNNNNNNNNNNNNNNNNNNNNNNNNNNNNNNNNNNNNNNNNNNNNNNNNNNNNNNNNNNNNNNNNNNNNNNNNNNNNNNNNNNNNNNNNNNNNNNNNNNNNNNNNNNNNNNNNNNNNNNNNNNNNNNNNNNNNNNNNNNNNNNNNNNNNNNNNNNNNNNNNNNNNNNNNNNNNNNNNNNNNNNNNNNNNNNNNNNNNNNNNNNNNNNNNNNNNNNNNNNNNNNNNNNNNNNNNNNNNNNNNNNNNNNNNNNNNNNNNNNNNNNNNNNNNNNNNNNNNNNNNNNNNNNNNNNNNNNNNNNNNNNNNNNNNNNNNNNNNNNNNNNNNNNNNNNNNNNNNNNNNNNNNNNNNNNNNNNNNNNNNNNNNNNNNNNNNNNNNNNNNNNNNNNNNNNNNNNNNNNNNNNNNNNNNNNNNNNNNNNNNNNNNNNNNNNNNNNNNNNNNNNNNNNNNNNNNNNNNNNNNNNNNNNNNNNNNNNNNNNNNNNNNNNNNNNNNNNNNNNNNNNNNNNNNNNNNNNNNNNNNNNNNNNNNNNNNNNNNNNNNNNNNNNNNNNNNNNNNNNNNNNNNNNNNNNNNNNNNNNNNNNNNNNNNNNNNNNNNNNNNNNNNNNNNNNNNNNNNNNNNNNNNNNNNNNNNNNNNNNNNNNNNNNNNNNNNNNNNNNNNNNNNNNNNNNNNNNNNNNNNNNNNNNNNNNNNNNNNNNNNNNNNNNNNNNNNNNNNNNNNNNNNNNNNNNNNNNNNNNNNNNNNNNNNNNNNNNNNNNNNNNNNNNNNNNNNNNNNNNNNNNNNNNNNNNNNNNNNNNNNNNNNNNNNNNNNNNNNNNNNNNNNNNNNNNNNNNNNNNNNNNNNNNNNNNNNNNNNNNNNNatatatatatataggtacaATTGAATAGTGAAAAAAGGACAataaagcatatatctataaaaatataggtgtgaaaaaatagaagttaaaaagCTACCATGAAACAAAAGTTAATATAATAgacatctagttgaaatgagaaaaaggtaaagaaGTTATAGAGAAGaagcataaaaaaaagaaaaaaagaaaaggagagttttacctgaaaataaataagccatgagGCAGTGCCTCaagctcaatatactattttccactGGCATTGGTAATTTACCATGTTATGGGATCCATAGGGTTGCTGTCCACTTgctcttccagcctgtcttcggGGGGAACAGACCTGCCATGCTGTTTCCAAGGTAACCCTGCTTGGGCAGAGATGCCCTGCCACCTGTCGGCGGGATGGTCTCAGTGGAAACTAGTcctccctgcttttgttccctgatTGCTTTCCGCCcctcttctgagggtcagaaCAAAAATGGCGACACCCaaatctctggcccagagcagagaaatTGCAGTCTGCTCTCTTCACTAAACCCTCCAggacagtctctgtttctttgtgcGCCACCAAAAACCGCCAGCTCTCACAGTGTGCACCCACTTGACTCTCTCAGATGtagtcccaggggcctgggagtgtcacttttcccccatttattttcTATGCATCTCTTACTCCTAAGTTCACAAAATGATTCACTGCTTCTACTGATCTCTATTTCGTTAAGAATTAATGAAACTAAATTGGCCAAATCTCATGCTAATGACTGCTCTGAACCATGGGACCCAAGCAACTGTCCTGTCTTGTTCTATGTTAAGCAGTTACCCATTGTCCACTTCCTGTAGTCAGCAAGAATGGGTTCTCATGCATCCTAGGGATTCCTCAGTTCTAGGTGTTCACTAATGTACATTACAGAATGTCAGTTATTTTAAGCATATAATTAATTTTCAGGATTTCAATTGTTAATAATACAGGCAAAATAGGATGCAGTcttataagaaatgtaaaaacagcGTGGAATTTTGACCCAGAATAGCCAagtacattaattaaaaaatcttttccaacagtgcggaggtcccttaaaaagttaaaaattgagctgccctatgacccagccatcgcactactgggtgtttaccccaaagatacagatgtagtgaagagaagggccatatgcaccccaatgttcatagcagcattgtccataatagctaaatcgtggaaggagccgagatgcccctcaacagatgactggattaagaagctgtggtccatatatacaatggaatattactcagctatcagaaagaacgaattctcaacatttgctgcaacatggacggcactggaggagataatgctaagtgaaataNtaatgctaaatgaaataagcagagaaagacaattatcatatgatttctctcatctatggaacataagaactaggatgatcagtaggggaagaaagggataaagaaaaggggggtaatcagaagggggaatgaaacatgagagactatggaccctgagaaacaaactgaggacttcagaggggagggggggtgggggaatgggatagactggtgatgggtggtaaagggcacgtattgcatggtgcactgggtgttatacgcaactaatgaagcatcaaactttacatcggaatctggggatgtactgtatggtgattaacaNtggaccctgagaaacaaactgaggacttcagaggggagggggggtgggggaatgggatagactggtgatgggtggtaaggagggcacgtattgcatggtacactgggtgttatacgcaactaatggagcatcgaactttacatcggaatccggggatgtactgtatggtgactaacataatataataaaaaaatcattaaaaaaaatcttttccaggggcgcctgggtggcacagcggttaagcgcctgccttcggctcagggcgtgatcccggcgttatgggatcgagccccacatcaggctcctcNaggagggcacgtattgcatggtacattgggtgttatacgcaactaatggagcatcgaactttacctcggaatccggggatgtactgtatggtgactaacataatataataaaaaatcattaaaaaaaatcttttccaaaacTCTTCCTTAGAACGCACATCCTTTGAAAGGACATCTAGTCTTACATAGGTAGAGACaatacagatagatatagatatctacaTATAATCCACACTTCGATGTCAGCTGTTACTCTCTGTAATAGAAGCTTTCATATTATATGTGGGTCAGAGTCAGATTTACTGTGTCAAACGGACAGTTCTAGACCTAGACACAGTGGAAAATACTAGTACTTTTGGGTAGCTCGAATGTGGGAAACGGAGAGATTCTTCCAAGTCTGATTCAAATGTCcattccaaacaaaataaacaagtataCTTATTCTGTCCACAGGTCCGGAAGGACATCACAGACAGGTCAGCAGCTGATTCCCTTACTCAGATGATCTGGTGGTTCTAATGCATTTGGCCTGCCGTGCATATAACCTCTTCTTGTGGNTAACCTCTTCTTGTGGCCTAGCCCTTGTGGGTGCTCCCCCAAAACAGTGATGAGTATCTACAGACCTGTTTTTTGCCTTCACTAGCATAAATGAGATGGATAATATGATCTTAGCATTCTGCCAAAATCAGAGAGACTCACTATGatgactggataaaaaaaaaaaaaaatggaattagaagAGAAGAGTACCACTGACTGAAacactttattcttttgcttctGGAGACTCAAAGATAATATGTCCATCTCCAACATGACAGTCTTCATGCCTTCTGTGTTGACACTAATAGGGATCCCAGGCCTAGAGTCTGTGCAGTGCTGGATCGGGATTCCATTCTGTGCCATGTATCTCACTGCTATGATTGGAAATTCCCTGCTTCTGATCATCATTGTTTCAGAGCGCAGCCTCCATGAGCCCATGTACATGTTCCTAGGCATGCTAGGAGTCACAGATATTGCACTTGCTACCACCATTATGCCCAAGATGCTTGGCATCTTCTGGTTTCATGTACCAGAGATTTATTTTGATTCTTGCTTGCTTCAAATGTGGCTTATCCATACATTTCAGTGCATAGAGTCAGGCATCCTCGTGGCCATGGCCCTGGACCGTTATGTGGCCATCCGTTATCCACTAAGACATGGTGCTATCTTCACCCACCATCTGGTCACCCAAATAGGGGCTATGGTTACAGTCAGGGCAGCCATTCTAGTAGCCCCGTGCCTAGTACTAATAAAGTGCCGGTTGCAATTTTACCATACAACCATCATCTCNNNNNNNNNNNNNNNNNNNNNNNNNNNNNNNNNNNNNNNNNNNNNNNNNNNNNNNNNNNNNNNNNNNNNNNNNNNNNNNNNNNNNNNNNNNNNNNNNNNNGTTTTCTATCTAATTCTTTTGTGAAATTTgcctgcattttagattgttttcacATCATCCTACTCTGTGACGACTGTTACTCAGTGGGTTTCTGGATGCTACTGCATAATGGgaggaagaaacacaaagaacaaaatagtGAAGATatgatgtttccttttctcttctctttttcagtcCCTTTTTCAGCTGCTTCTTTTATGGATTCTTCTCCAGAAGGATTCACAAGTATGCATCTATCACTGAATTAAATGCACCCAAACCCTATTGTTCTAAAGTGTCCAGGtactcaaaaaaaacaaaatgcatatcTCGAATGTTTTAgtctctaaaatttttttgaCGAACTGTATTCTAAGCATGTGgtgtcaaaacaaacaaacatatataaaaacccaaacctttattgatgtgagatgataatataaaaaattcagtatATAACCAGAGTCATTAGGGAATTTTGAGATGCAAAAATCATGAGAAATCAAGTGCTCCATTTTATACATCCATACTTTTTCTATTACCTCcactagtctttattatttcatcaAGTGTTATCAAAACACAATATGTTAAATACTGTACAAGGGAATATTGGCAGAGTGGtaaacattgtgtaagtttcaTGGATTTGTTTCCTTGTATTTCTGGGAGGGAAGAccagagaaacaaagagagagggaaagaagcaaaagTTGTAGCGGTGTACActgagagtgagggaaggagacaTTGAAATCCACCTgaaagcagcaggcaggagagttAAAATCAtgttctttggtttttaattGGGAAGCCTGGTTCCTGAAGAATAACGAATGATTAGTCCCATAAGGAAGGACAGACCCTGCCACATAGATGATAGAGGAGGCACGAACCAGAGAATGTGCTTAATGTCACAGcacagaagtttttctttttaatataagatACAATTTGGAGAGACACAGATTACTATGATATCAAATACGGCCATGGAGGGCAAATTGGGTAAAGGGCAGCaggatgaataagtcacagggataaaaagtGCAGCCTAGAGAATAGAGTCAAGGGTATTCTAAtagctttgtatggtgacagatggtggctagaCCTGCTGTGAGCCCACCATAATGTAGAGACTTGCTGAATCACTCTTCTGTACTCTTGGAAATAATGCAACATGTCTGTCTGCTAaagtttaagtaaaaaaaaaaaaaaaaaaaaaaaaaagaatgaccatgGACACTCTTGAAAGATGATAAACTTTATTCTGAAAGTTCTAATGTGTCATTTGAGGTTCTCTCCAAAGGTAAACACAcgtttttgtgtgcatgtgtgtgcgttggtgtgtgtgtgtatctatcagGCAGGTGATGGCATATCCTCTCAGTGGATATAAGACATCATGCTTTTTAATCATTCAAGGCTATTAAATTAATGAAGAGATGGAGGGTTTTAATTATGATTAACAACTTCAGAGCTTGAGGCAAGTGGACCATTCCTGAAAACTTCAGCTCATACACCATTTAATGAACGATGATGGAAAATATGCATACATGTGCATAAAATCAATACATCTACGCATGTCATATAAATTGGAGATAATCTGGCTTCTTTACTGGGTTCACANTTCACGCTCAATCACATATCAATGACTGCTGAGGATGACTATTTGTAAATCTAGGGGATGTCTTGGGGCATCTGTTGATAATGTTTTCAGTGTCAATATTTATtatagaattaacatatgatcTGATTATAATGGATTGCCAATAGGAGTTGTCGTTCTTTGATAACATAGTCTCTTTGGGAGTAAAACTGAGATGGCATCAGAAgtaatttcttaatgttttagCCAGGGCTCAGCAATCTTCTCTGAAAAGGAACAAATACAGAGCTTAGGCTCTGTGGGCAAAGAGGCAATTCAAACCTAGTAAATAGGTATTTGgatagcaagagagaaaacatcaTTGCACAACCAAATTTTAATGATATCCAAAATTTAGTATGACCAATAATAATCCTAATTGTGCCGTTTTTGGATAATTCAGTCTAAAGTTGTAGaatggaattcatttttttctggggGATAGAATTCTGCTTAACTGGGCCTGAAAGTCAGATTTTCTCTAGAACACATGTAGAATGAAAAGCCACTTCTGAGAATTTACACACTGTAGTTCCTTTCACATTACTCCGAagtaattatttctattaatataaGACTTCTACCTAGTTGTATCTGTCACCAAATAAGGAAtcacattgtttctttttttttttaagattatttatttattcgacagagatagagacagccagagagagagggaacacaagcagggggagtgggagaggaagcagcaggctcctagcggaggatcctgatgtggggctcgatcccataacgccgggatcacagaTATTGCACTTGCTGAagtgcagacacttaaccgctgtgccacccaggcgccccaggaatcacATTGTTTCTAAAAAATCGTATTTCCCTTTAGCTCTCATGGATTTTAACTAAAGTGTATCTAAGACTTATTTTGTCTCCAACATCGATGGCATTATGATTCTATGAGGCGTCAAATTTTTTGCATTTCCCAAAGGTGTCATGAGAGACATTCAATATGTGTATCATATTATAATTCTCTGTAGAGAGAGTAGTGCACCAATTTCAGAGCCTGCTGACTTCACCTCAGCCTACTTAATATTCTATCTGAAAactaattcatttgttttctctgaaaatgcGCTATTTTATTTTGAGTTCATCAGGCGCTACTCTGTTGGGTGGGTGGCATTCTGTACAGGTTGTTTTCTGATTTACCTGTTTGTGCCATTTATTTCAATCTACCGTGTGATGTGACTGAGAGCAGAGCTGGAAAGAGATACACACAACCGAGTCCCCGAAACAATTGTGAAGTAACCCAGCACAACAAGCAGCCATTTTCTAGGATGAAGATAATTTTATGGTGGTTTAAAGGCAAGATGGGAGTCAGAGAGTCTTTCAGTGCATAACGAACCTGTCTGCTAAACAATGCCACATGCAACAACACAGGACAAACACAATGTGACTCTAAGTAAGGCCATCATGTCCTCAGGCAGATGCATGTAATGCGGTCTTGTTAGACTTTTTCTTGCAccacacagatggagaaacttttccttttctcatgatATCAAAGATTAAATTCACAATCCTCCCCTTTCTTCAACTGACTAAATACTGGCCATAAATAGTTCATAGCTGGGATGTTGGTATATATAAGGTGACTGTCACTAAAATCTGAAAATGCATAATATGATTTTATGAGAATCCTAAATGAatgggaaattttcattttttatttaaatgctgtttcccaacatataatacatcattagtttcagatgtaataTTCGAtaattcatcacttgcatataacacccagtgctcatcacatcacgtgccctccttaatgcccatcacccatttgccctattccccccacctacctccccttccatactcctcagtttgtttcccagagttaaaagtctctcatggtttgtcttactctctgatttcttccccttcagtttccCTCCATTCCCTTCGGATCCTCCGAActctttcttatattcctcatatgagtgaaaccatatgatacttgtctttctttgattgacttatttcgcttaacataataccctgtagttccatccacatcaatacaaatggtaggtattcatcctttctgctggctgagtaatattcaattgtatgtataaaccacatcttctttactcattcatctgttgaaggatgtctcagctctttccacagtatggctattgtgggcattgctgctgtgaacacgggtgTGCAGGTGTCCCTTCGTTTCACTCCATCTGTGTCAttggtgtaaatacctagtagtacaattgctgggtcggagggtagctctacttttaccgtcttgaggcacctccatactgttttccagagtagctgtaccagcttgtattcccaccaacagtgtatgagggtttaATTTCTATGTCACCAAGAAATATTCCATTTAGTTCTTTGTCAACATGTCTACAGTGATTATTCTGAATACCTtgagatgttttcatttcccttcatttactcgttattttgtataaaaat of the Ailuropoda melanoleuca isolate Jingjing unplaced genomic scaffold, ASM200744v2 unplaced-scaffold11406, whole genome shotgun sequence genome contains:
- the LOC117797730 gene encoding olfactory receptor 52A1-like, whose amino-acid sequence is MSISNMTVFMPSVLTLIGIPGLESVQCWIGIPFCAMYLTAMIGNSLLLIIIVSERSLHEPMYMFLGMLGVTDIALATTIMPKMLGIFWFHVPEIYFDSCLLQMWLIHTFQCIESGILVAMALDRYVAIRYPLRHGAIFTHHLVTQIGAMVTVRAAILVAPCLVLIKCRLQFYHTTII